Sequence from the Haematobia irritans isolate KBUSLIRL unplaced genomic scaffold, ASM5000362v1 scaffold_8, whole genome shotgun sequence genome:
gcctaaaggaaaaaaaaaagttgatgcggtcaccccccagttttgtagcatattcgaagacaattcagaacaccaaaacttttttttcgtgcaccctacgaccccccgaaatacaatttattgtgctgtgtcgtcatttgaagtcctgttgctggacagttacgaatattgtctctatagaagtaaaatggtgaaacatcgatttataaatggtttatccgttatggacattagaggccaaTAATTTAATGTACAGAATTTCGAGgggctttgatgaaacaaattttctcccaaaagaccggctcagatggcacgttggcagaggtttaatttaaaattacagcttccatggacatcgggtgtataaggagatttctcaagtaattatctccatatacaaatcTAGGCCGACGGAAAATTCCGCCtacggacataaaacgcttacgagttgaatttatTTACAACTTTagagacacctgggatgttaagagttttataacgctctccaTTTTTATGATGCTCATGTTTTTAGACACgtccctaaggtaaattacacaaaaaattattcgtgagccacgatatttttcgtgagtcactgtATTTTTTGGGAGTCacaacattttcgtgcgtgagcgtgaatccTACCAAATAATATCGTGCATGAGTGTGCcttagtaagatttttccggcgtgagtgtgcgtgagtcaaaTATCACTCACGTGCATACCTCTATTGTCCGGATTGACCattcttcgaactcgacatgcctgccaacaaaagaacgttaggttctactgctatattgtcttaaaattgtacctttatcaagagtatatatagagtcaaaaatcaatagtttaatatgttaaaaatggataatacaattgatcaattcaacccatattctagtaaaacctactttttatatcatcatgaaatttcactcatataaatacactttgagtgGCCAtaaaatccagtacttcgtttttcgttgttcgattaaaagccctaatggaatctaatttgtcgaaatatttctttagttacaaagatattaagttttttttatactctccaccataggatgggggtatactaactttgtccttccgtttgtaacatatcgaaatattgctctaagaccccataaagtatatatatattctgggttgtggtgaaattctgagtcgatctgagcatgcccgtccgtccgtccgtccgtctgttgaaatcacgctaacttctgaacgaatcaagctatcgacttgaaacttggcacaagtagttgttattgatgtaagtcgtacggtattgcaaatggaccatatcggtccacttttacgtatagcccccatataaacggacccctaaatttggcttgcggagcttctaagagaagcaaatttcatccgatccggctgaaattttgtacgtggtgttagtatatggtctctaacaaccatgcaaaaattggtccacattgatccataattatatatagcccccatataaaccgattcccagatttggcttgcggagcctctaagagaagcaaatttcatccgatccgactgaaatttggtacatggtgtcagcatatgatctataacaaccacgcaaaattggtccacatcgatacataattatatatagcccccatataaaccgatcccccgatttgtcttgcggagcctctaagagaagcaaatttcattcgatccgtctgtaatttggtacatggtgtcagcatatgatctataataaccgtgcaaaaattggtccacatcggtccataattatatatagcccccatataaaccgatcccgagatttggttttggagccacttggaggagcaaatttcatccgagtcagttgaaatttggtacattgtgctagtatatggccgttaacaaccatgcctaactaggtccatatcggtctatagttatatatagccctcagataaatagatccccaatcacacaaaaattggtccatatcaagttcataattgtatatagcgctTATatgtaagcgacccccatatttcaattctggctctctacgtaccgtgtaaaaagtccatatcgattcgtaattatgtagacttacctatacataccttttttgtctaatatataccacgaatggactaactcacaatttagaaaacgatgttaagaagttttaagataacacaacccaagtaattcgattgtggatgacaatctttcgtagaagtttctacgcaatccatggtggagggtacataagattcgccctggccgaactaacggccgtatatacttgttaatatttaaaaaaataatatttattaatgTCTTTCGTATTTTCTTATCTTTAGCTTTCTTTGGCTGCCACAAATACTGAATTAGATGCTAAAAACTATTTGGCCAAAACCAGTGAAAGATATTACAATCTTTATGACAAGATTGCTGCTGAATTTTTCAATCTAGACCAGGATGATGATATGGATACATCCTCTAGAAAATTATCTACCATGAAAACAATTGCATCTGAATTGGTGGATTTCTCCAATGAGGCAAGTGAAttcgatttggaaaaaatcaatgATCCAGAGACAAAAAGAGCTCTTAATAATATCCGTGAGTCGGCGGACTTATTCATATTGGGCGATGAATATTTTACAACATTTGCAATGGCTTTAGTAGCTCTTGAAACATTAGCCTCCGATAAGGATATAGAGCCCTATATGGGCGGAGCTAATATGCCAAATCAAGATGATAGTGAAATTGCCTATTATCCCGATATACAAAGGATAGTGGCTACTACCAATGATCCGGCTGAATTGAAATACTACTGGGATGCATGGAGGGAGAAAAATACGGTATGGTCTGCAGTGAATTTCTATACAATCATTGAGGCCATGAAAAAATCAGCAGAACTATTGGGTAAGTGGAGGATGTGATACTGCTGGAGATGTAGTTCTTAATATTCCCCCATTTTCAGATCGTCCTGTTTTGGATTTGTATTATTCGGGTTATAATGTTGAGGAATTTCTGAAAGAAATGGATCGAGTAATGGAAGAACTTAAACCCACCTATCAACAAATGCATGCCTTTATACGCCGTGAATTGCACAAGAAATATGGAAGTGATGTCATCGATGAGAATGGTCCTATACCCCATCATTTGTTCGAGCAAGTTTTAGCCCAGGCCTGGAAGGAGGGCAGTATTATTGAAGACTATTTCCCCTTTAAGGAATTGCCTGCCTATGATGGATTTGTGAAgaatttcaatagcaaaaaaaTGCTTAATGATTCCCAAGACTTTTACAAATCCTTAGGTTTCTCAGATCTGGATGAAGATTTTCTCAAGAATCGTATCAAAGAAGAGGATGAGTCGGAAAGTTTGAATGGCTGTCGTGATAACATTATGGATATTACACCCAAAGTTTATATGGAATATTGCCGAAAGGTGGACTTTAGGAAATTCATGCAAATGCATGGTTATGTGGGTCGCATTCATTATGCCCAGGAGAAGAAGAATTTGCCTGCATTCTTTTTCCATGCTTACGATCTTGAGTATCCAGTGGGTGAGGCGGTAATTCTATCAGCCAGTACACCAAAACATTTGCAAACCATTGGCTTGGCCAAAGATTTCAAATTTACCGAAAAGACCCTCATGAATCGTCTATTCCGCATGGGTATCCATACTATCTTGAATATTCCCGAGTTCTATGTTCAAAGTAAAATTGTTAGTGAACTATTGAAGGGAACCGTCGATATGGATACTGTGAACAAACGTTATTGGAAATTAATGGAAGACTATGCTGGTGTAGAACCTCCATCGGATCGTGAAGAGGGTTCCATTGATTTCCCTTACAAATTCTATTTGGACGTTGAAGAAAATCATCAAACTAAGTAAGAAGTCTATTGGTGCTCATGCGATTATTCTGAATATTCTGATGATTcttcttttttcattttgtagGAAATTCGTATCAGAGATATTGGGTTATCAGTTCTATAAGGCCTTATGTCAAAAGTCTGGAGATCAGGGCCAGTTGCATAATTGtgatttctatggcaataaagatGTGGGCAATGTTCTAAAGTAAGTTGGaaagaaagaaatatttaagTGGTATTTTTATAATCTCAACAAAGgtagagaaaatttaaaaaaaaaaatgtgaatattCTTTTCCATTAACGTAAATGGAATACAGCATTCAATGTGTCTAAATATTCTGTGAGGAGTAATGGctgatattgaaaatttaacatCACGTTTGCAGATTTCTTTGGTGGTAgttaactttatcaaaattcgcTAGaagttattacaatattttattcgagcttattggacaggaagattaagggaattgacatcattaagttactgaaaagaaaatgccagatacccatctcgcaagcctgactatacatatatgtttcagtgttggtcactacacatttccatagtctttagcgagatctggccgggtgagatgattcaatttggttcttttatgttcgctttttatacccagcgtcacactgtggaacagggtattataagttagtgcatatgtttgcaacacccagaaggagacgagatagacacatggtgcctttggcaaaaatgctcagggtgggctcctgagtcgatatagccatgtccgtctgtccgtgaacacatttttgtaatcaaagtctaggtcgcagttttagttcaatcgacttaaaatttggcacaagtatgtgttttggctcagaatagaaccctattgattttggaagaaatcggttcagatttagatatagctcccatatatatctttcgcccgatatgcagtaatagccagagttttataccgatttgcttgaaattttgtacaaacataacacttagccgtatagtcaagtgtgcaaaatttgattgaaatcggttcagatttagatatagctcccatatatatctttcgcccgttatggactaatatggttctaatagccagagttttggcccaatttggttgaaattttgcacagggagtagatttagcattgtatgcgtgccaaatttgattgaaatcggttcagctttatatatagctcccatatatagctttcgcccgatttacacccatatgaccacagaggccaattttttactccgatttagttgaaattttgcacagggagtagaattaacattgtagctatgcgtgcccaatttggttgaaatcggttcagatttcaaccgcccgactttagactttccttgttaAAAAATCTCGTCGCCATATTACACACTATTaacatttgtctttaatattgatgaaaatgtACCATCACGTTGGCAGATTTCTCTAAAATCGATCTTAATCGAAATTGgagaatgtccgtctgtctttcctattaacaggttggctgataagtccccggtctgacacatagatggcgtcgctagtattaaatgcatattacttttatatagtaccaaccttcaaatgattcgtgttaaaatttgacgtctgtaagtcaattagtttgtgagatagagcgtcttttgtgaagcaatttttgttattgtgaaaaaaatggaaaaaagcaaTTTCGtgtgttgataaaatattgttttctaaagggaaaaaatacggtggaatcaaaaacttggcttgataatgagtttccggactctgccccagagaaataaacaataattgattggtatgcaaaattcaagcgtggtgaaatgagcacggaggacggtgaacgcagtggacgcccgaaagaggtggttaccgacgaaaacataaaaaaaaatccacaaaatgatttcgaatgaccgtaaaattaagttgatcgagatagcagaggacttaaagatatcaaaggaacgtgttggtcatatcattcttcaatatttggatatgcggaagctctgtgcaaaatgggtgccgttcaagctcatatttgaccaaaaacaacaacgtgttgatgattctgagcggtgtttacagctgttaactcgtaatacacccgagtttttccgtcgatatgtgacaatggatgaaacatggctccattactACACTCCAATCGACagacggctgagtggacagcgaccggtgaaccgcttccgaagcgtggaaagactcaaaagtccgctggcgaagtaatggcctctgttttgggatgcgcatggaataatttttatcgattatcttgagaagggaaaaaccatcaacagtgactaatatatggcgttattggagcgtttgaaggtcgaaatcgcggcaaaacggccccatatgaagaagaaaaaagtgttgtttcaacaagacaacgcaccgtgccacaagtcattgagaacgatggcaaaacttcatgaattgggcttcgaattgcttctccatccaccgtattctccagatctggcccagcGACCTATTCTTGTTCTCaagaggatgctcgcagggaaaaaatttggctgcaatgaagaggtgatcgccgaaactgaggcctattttgaggcaaaaccgaaggagtactaccaaaatggtataaaaaaattggaaagtcgttataatcgttgtatcgctcttgaagggaattatgttgaatattaaaaacaaattttgacaaaaaatatgttattctttgttagaccggggacttatcagccaacctgttagtagaGTTGAGGGGCAATTCCCAATGGTATAtaacaattgaaataaaatttgccatatACAAACGTTGAGGaatatatgtcaaatttggcATGAACTTACATACTAATCTTTGCAGATTTCTCCAAATAACAACCTAAATCGAAATTTGAAATATCCGTCCGTCTTTCGTGGCAGTGaattgtttttgtcaaaattcgttgttgtttttgttattacaaaatctaGTTGCCACATAAAACAATACGACTATTTGCGTTTAATATTGGAAACTTAGCATTACGTTGGCGAATTTCTCTTAACACCGACCTAAGTCGAAGCTCGTTATTTCAGACCATTGTGAGACTCCGTTATCACTGATTGCTACCCGATTCAATGTTTAGCTTAATCagtattgccagtatttttctgactcttgtccccaaaatttCACGCTTTCGCGACCAAAAATCCCCCATCAAATTTTTAGctaaaattaatcataaaaatccccaataaatttttgagaaatttttatgggaaaaaaataaggaaataGGTGCGCTGTagtaaaatttgtaataatgtaAATTTTGCCAGCTGCAATAAGAGCAAGATTTCGAAACACAAAACAAGGAGATCGGTGATTGTCTTCCAAATGCTCGTGAAATGAAAATAAGATTTCGATCCCTATGTATTTATGAACAAATATTGACTTCTAAATATTCGAGTAATAATAATGGGTGCTAGATTAATATGAAGGTGAACcttatttatcatttttttttatttatgggatatattgtcCGATTTATtgagcaatttttaaaaatacccAATAAAATctccaaaatttatgaaaattcaccaccaaatccccaagttccCAACTCAAGAATGTCGCCACCATCTACGAAAAAATATACCCAAATTTGGAGCAAAATCTCCAATATTGCCAAcactaagctcaatgacaaggaacctccgagATCGAACGGCTTTTCACCTTAATGTGAAAGCACTTAGAAAAGCCTTGAAATgttactagcattactgagatggaatAATCTACCGCAGAAAACTGAGCTTGAAGCCATGACCTTTTGTTCGTTAGTCTGTTATAATcgtgctacagccttcaataatgacacGATCCTCCTGGAATATGGCACAGAATCGTttttttgtctgcaagcaggtCTAGTTCGAAGACGGACAatatcggtctaggttttgatatagctcctatataaaccaaCCCTCTACCGATGTGGGCTTTCCGTAAAATTGGAAGTCTAGCACCTATACAAACCAACCCTCTACCGATGTGGGTTTCAGTCCAAAAATGGGTATCCCTAttttgtatagctcccatatagaccaatttcactgcttgggcttctaaaactgCAGctgttatccgatttgtctaatTGTACGTCAATAGGTTGGTGTGCCGAATatcgtgtgtatcggtccatgtatagACTAATCTTCCGatttggcttctagaaaccgcaaacatgtgtatcggtccatgttttagtatagcccccatatagaccaacctAGAaactgcaattttttaggtccaAAAAGACCTGTGTCGAATTTGGTTTTTATAGGTCGATGTAttggtttagcccccatatagaccaatctccctattttacttaTTGGTCTTCTAGACACTAATATCTTTATACTCTGTGCCTATTTAACACACATgtggagacgaggtagacacatgTTACTCTCGACTGACCCCTGAGACGTCTAgccatgtccatccgtctgtctgtgaacacattcttATGATCAAAGCCTAAGACACAGTTTTGGccaaatcgacttcaaatttgtcacaagtaCATTTTTTGGTCAGAATATTATTAAAATGATTTTGGATATTTAATTATTTCCCATATCTTTTTGCTAATATTGAGCTCTGCCCGAGAACATTAACCGATTAAATTTTAAGCCTAGACTTCcacaaaactttgtccaaatcggttcagatttaaatatatgtatatggaaagATTAATCTTTATGTACacaacccaaaaaaattaaaggatttgagacagtatcgaaaatgttgatctCCAATgtggtgcatggtataatataatcggcgcCGACTATCcttaattgtttaaatttaagttcGGGAAGCATACCACTTGatccgatctgcttgggagagtatctgtcatcaaattcaCATACTATTCTATATGTTACCCAGTAACGATGAGCTTTCAGAGGAAACTAGTGTACTTGATGCATGGTGGTTGGTATTAAAGATTCGGtaaggccatatatacttgttatttttataccctccaccataggatgggggtatattaactttgtcattccgtttgtaacacatcgaaatattgctctaagaccccatacagtatatatgtgggtcgtggtgatattctaagtcgatctaagcatgtccgtccgtacgttcgtctgttgaaatcacgctaacttccgaacgaaacaagctatcgacttgaaacatggcacaagtagttgttattgatgtaggttaggttaggttaggtggcagcccgatgtttcaggctcacttagactattcagtccattgtgataccacattggcgaacttctctctta
This genomic interval carries:
- the LOC142242842 gene encoding angiotensin-converting enzyme-like, which encodes MKLLQAFIIALVCKLSLAATNTELDAKNYLAKTSERYYNLYDKIAAEFFNLDQDDDMDTSSRKLSTMKTIASELVDFSNEASEFDLEKINDPETKRALNNIRESADLFILGDEYFTTFAMALVALETLASDKDIEPYMGGANMPNQDDSEIAYYPDIQRIVATTNDPAELKYYWDAWREKNTVWSAVNFYTIIEAMKKSAELLDRPVLDLYYSGYNVEEFLKEMDRVMEELKPTYQQMHAFIRRELHKKYGSDVIDENGPIPHHLFEQVLAQAWKEGSIIEDYFPFKELPAYDGFVKNFNSKKMLNDSQDFYKSLGFSDLDEDFLKNRIKEEDESESLNGCRDNIMDITPKVYMEYCRKVDFRKFMQMHGYVGRIHYAQEKKNLPAFFFHAYDLEYPVGEAVILSASTPKHLQTIGLAKDFKFTEKTLMNRLFRMGIHTILNIPEFYVQSKIVSELLKGTVDMDTVNKRYWKLMEDYAGVEPPSDREEGSIDFPYKFYLDVEENHQTKKFVSEILGYQFYKALCQKSGDQGQLHNCDFYGNKDVGNVLKSMMSLGSTKSFKDVISKILTDNTSLCANPLVEYYTPILDWVKTLNEQNKVKIGWNPSQNKVV